One Candidatus Binataceae bacterium DNA window includes the following coding sequences:
- the cobA gene encoding uroporphyrinogen-III C-methyltransferase: MRSKVFLAGAGPGAFDLITMRAVGALSRADVVIYDYLVNPELLRLAPNDAKLIYAGKKGGGDGNIDQGALNRMLIAHARKGKTVVRLKGGDPFIFGRGGEEAEALARARVPFEVVPGVTSAIAAPAFAGIPLTHRDFGSFVTFVTGHEDERKRKGAIPWESLATAARSGGTLVLLMATARMRATLKRLVDGGLAGATPAAAVQWGTTAAQRTVSATLATLADACTRERIGAPAAIVVGRCAELRQALAWAEKMPLFGRRIVITRARDKASVFAAELARLGAEVIEFPTIETAPPSSFATLDRAIKAIDRFDWIIFTSATGVEAFVERLKTLKRDIRSIGRASIAAIGPATAERLRDYALNVAAMPAEFRAEAIIDAIGARKIAGARILIPRAQVAREVLPKLLRQSGAREVVVAPAYRTVQPKGQGVDRLRTLTASNDIDLVAFTSSSTVANFSAMLGKNARGLKAAAIGPITADTARRGGFDVVVEPADYTIPALVNAICRHFERARANANASA, from the coding sequence GTGCGGAGTAAGGTTTTCCTCGCCGGAGCGGGACCGGGAGCATTCGATCTGATCACGATGCGCGCGGTCGGCGCACTGAGCCGCGCCGACGTTGTTATCTACGACTATCTCGTGAATCCCGAACTGCTCCGCCTCGCGCCCAACGACGCGAAGCTGATCTACGCGGGCAAGAAGGGCGGCGGCGACGGCAATATCGATCAGGGCGCGCTCAACCGGATGCTCATTGCCCACGCACGCAAGGGCAAAACAGTCGTGCGCCTCAAGGGCGGCGATCCTTTCATCTTCGGCCGCGGCGGCGAAGAGGCCGAAGCGCTCGCGCGCGCACGTGTTCCGTTCGAGGTGGTCCCGGGCGTCACGTCGGCGATCGCGGCGCCCGCGTTTGCCGGAATTCCGCTGACGCATCGCGACTTCGGCTCGTTCGTGACCTTCGTTACGGGACACGAAGACGAGCGCAAACGCAAAGGCGCGATTCCATGGGAGAGCCTTGCTACCGCCGCGCGCAGTGGCGGGACGCTCGTGCTCCTGATGGCGACAGCGAGGATGCGCGCGACGCTCAAGCGCCTCGTTGACGGCGGCCTCGCAGGGGCGACGCCCGCGGCTGCTGTTCAATGGGGAACGACCGCCGCGCAACGCACGGTATCGGCGACGCTCGCGACCCTGGCCGATGCCTGCACGCGCGAGCGAATCGGCGCGCCGGCCGCGATTGTCGTCGGGCGATGCGCCGAGTTGCGCCAAGCGCTCGCGTGGGCTGAGAAGATGCCGCTCTTCGGACGCCGGATCGTAATAACTCGGGCGCGCGACAAGGCCTCGGTCTTTGCCGCCGAGCTCGCTCGGCTCGGCGCGGAAGTGATCGAGTTTCCGACGATCGAGACCGCACCGCCATCGAGTTTCGCGACGCTGGACCGCGCGATCAAAGCGATCGATCGCTTCGACTGGATCATCTTCACGAGCGCAACGGGAGTTGAGGCGTTCGTCGAACGACTCAAGACCCTCAAGCGAGACATCAGATCGATCGGTAGAGCGTCGATCGCCGCGATTGGCCCAGCTACGGCGGAGCGCCTTCGCGACTACGCCTTGAACGTCGCGGCGATGCCGGCAGAGTTCCGCGCCGAGGCGATTATCGATGCGATTGGCGCCAGGAAAATCGCCGGAGCGCGTATCCTGATTCCTCGCGCCCAAGTTGCGCGCGAGGTACTGCCGAAACTTCTGCGCCAGAGCGGCGCGCGCGAGGTAGTCGTCGCGCCCGCGTACCGAACCGTTCAGCCCAAGGGGCAGGGTGTTGATCGGCTGCGCACGCTGACCGCATCAAACGACATCGATCTTGTGGCGTTTACAAGCTCGAGCACGGTTGCGAACTTTTCTGCGATGCTCGGCAAGAATGCGCGTGGACTGAAAGCTGCCGCGATCGGGCCGATCACGGCGGACACCGCCCGGCGTGGCGGCTTCGACGTTGTTGTCGAACCCGCTGACTACACGATTCCAGCGCTGGTCAACGCGATTTGCCGCCACTTCGAGCGCGCCCGTGCGAACGCGAACGCGTCTGCGTAA
- the hemC gene encoding hydroxymethylbilane synthase produces the protein MASHLRIGSRPSALALAQTGLVRARVEALLPGIAIEIVEIRTSGDQFANASLAQVGGKGLFIKELEQALVDRRIDIAVHSMKDLPARLPAGFRIAAVPEREDTRDALVTRDGIATLESLALDARLGTSSSRRKFQALRKNQGLKVVPLRGNVDTRLRNVAAGALDAIIVAMAGLRRLGRVDVKPIALDERDFIPAGGQGALAIEALAGRHIGGSDEIERAMAQLNNPRIAYETAGERAFLATLGASCVTPVGVKGTINGSSLALGAMLFSPDGAREMLESADEPLDSDLAPSAAEAAGARLAESMLARGADAMLSDA, from the coding sequence ATGGCGTCGCATCTGCGGATCGGCTCGCGGCCCAGCGCTCTCGCGCTCGCGCAGACAGGTCTCGTGCGCGCCCGCGTCGAGGCGCTGCTGCCCGGAATCGCGATCGAGATCGTCGAGATTCGCACCAGCGGCGACCAGTTCGCGAACGCGTCGCTCGCGCAGGTCGGCGGCAAGGGCCTGTTCATCAAGGAACTCGAGCAGGCGCTGGTCGATCGGCGAATCGATATCGCAGTGCATTCGATGAAGGATCTTCCCGCGCGGCTGCCGGCGGGATTTCGAATCGCGGCCGTGCCGGAGCGCGAGGACACGCGCGACGCGCTCGTTACACGTGACGGTATCGCTACGCTCGAATCGCTGGCCCTCGACGCGCGGCTCGGCACTTCGTCGTCGCGCCGCAAGTTCCAGGCGCTGCGAAAAAATCAGGGGCTTAAAGTGGTCCCATTGAGAGGCAACGTTGACACGCGGCTTCGCAATGTCGCTGCGGGCGCGCTCGACGCGATTATTGTCGCGATGGCGGGGCTGAGAAGGCTCGGACGCGTCGATGTAAAGCCGATTGCGCTCGACGAGCGCGATTTTATCCCGGCCGGCGGCCAGGGCGCACTCGCGATCGAGGCGCTTGCCGGGCGCCATATCGGCGGATCCGACGAGATCGAGCGCGCGATGGCGCAACTGAATAATCCGCGCATCGCATACGAAACCGCCGGCGAGCGCGCGTTTCTGGCCACGCTCGGCGCGTCATGCGTAACGCCCGTGGGAGTGAAGGGCACGATCAACGGCTCGTCGCTCGCGCTGGGCGCGATGCTGTTCAGCCCCGACGGCGCGCGCGAGATGCTCGAATCGGCCGACGAGCCTCTGGATTCCGATCTGGCGCCGTCCGCCGCCGAGGCCGCGGGCGCCCGCCTGGCCGAGTCGATGCTGGCGCGCGGCGCGGACGCGATGCTCTCCGATGCGTGA
- the hemA gene encoding glutamyl-tRNA reductase — protein MEQTLFIMGVNHRSAPVRVREQLAYSDDEIPAALRRLVAASPLVAEAALLSTCNRVEVVGVTTEPTRAAEATVAFLSADRGVEAALFSDAIYWHAGLDAARHLFRVGASLDSMVIGEPQILGQLKTTYSLAAQASTVGPVLHRAFHKAFSVAKRVRKSTLIGHGSVSISSAAVSLASQIFDTLKDKTVMLMGAGKMAELTARQLKSLGIQSLLITSRTFDRAVAMARELGGTAVPFDSYKPYLKLADVLIGSLSLTKPILGPDEFDAVVKERRYRPIFLIDMGVPRNFDERLNAMANVYLYDIDDLGAVVMRTKGEREREAEKAEQIVGIELESFARWLAGLDLVPTIKDIRYSIDRLRDAEIERNRGWLAALDPAERERVETLTRSLTNKLLHRILSGLRKRGESTTDAAATADLARQLLLEDLARGHDELDDDDGDPEDLLD, from the coding sequence ATGGAACAGACACTCTTCATCATGGGCGTGAATCATCGCTCGGCGCCGGTCAGGGTGCGCGAGCAGCTCGCCTATTCCGATGATGAGATTCCGGCCGCGCTGCGCCGCCTGGTTGCCGCGTCGCCGCTGGTGGCCGAGGCCGCGCTGCTCTCGACCTGTAATCGGGTCGAGGTCGTTGGCGTGACGACGGAGCCGACGCGCGCCGCCGAGGCGACCGTTGCGTTTCTTTCCGCCGATCGCGGCGTTGAGGCGGCGCTCTTTTCCGATGCGATCTACTGGCACGCGGGTCTCGATGCGGCCAGGCATCTGTTTCGCGTCGGCGCGAGCCTCGATTCGATGGTTATCGGCGAGCCGCAGATCCTGGGCCAGCTCAAGACGACCTATTCGCTCGCCGCGCAGGCGAGCACCGTCGGCCCCGTGCTCCATCGCGCGTTCCACAAAGCTTTTTCGGTCGCCAAGCGCGTGCGCAAGAGCACCCTCATCGGGCACGGCTCGGTTTCGATAAGCTCGGCCGCGGTCAGCCTCGCGTCGCAGATCTTCGACACGCTCAAGGACAAGACTGTGATGCTGATGGGCGCTGGCAAGATGGCCGAGCTCACGGCGCGGCAGCTCAAGTCGCTCGGCATCCAGTCGCTGCTCATAACCTCGCGCACTTTTGATCGCGCGGTCGCGATGGCGCGCGAGCTGGGCGGCACCGCCGTTCCGTTCGACAGCTACAAGCCGTATCTGAAGCTCGCCGACGTGCTGATCGGTTCACTATCACTTACCAAACCCATCCTCGGGCCCGATGAATTCGACGCCGTCGTCAAGGAGCGTCGCTATCGTCCGATTTTTCTCATCGACATGGGCGTGCCGCGTAACTTTGACGAGCGCCTGAATGCGATGGCGAACGTTTATCTCTACGATATCGACGACCTCGGCGCGGTGGTGATGCGGACCAAGGGCGAGCGCGAGCGTGAGGCGGAAAAGGCCGAGCAGATCGTCGGGATCGAGCTCGAATCTTTCGCGCGCTGGCTCGCGGGCCTCGACCTCGTGCCGACCATCAAGGACATCCGCTACAGTATCGACCGCCTGCGCGACGCGGAGATCGAGCGCAATCGCGGATGGCTCGCGGCGCTGGATCCCGCCGAGCGCGAGCGCGTCGAAACTCTCACTCGCAGCCTCACTAACAAACTGTTACATCGAATTCTCTCGGGCCTGCGCAAGCGCGGCGAGAGCACCACCGACGCGGCCGCCACGGCCGACCTCGCGCGGCAGCTCCTGCTCGAGGACCTGGCGCGCGGCCACGACGAACTCGACGATGACGACGGCGATCCTGAAGACCTCCTCGACTGA
- the ccsB gene encoding c-type cytochrome biogenesis protein CcsB — MSSSWQIAILGCYALAAVLFAFDRYQPGTRASHLGLLALGAGAILHALLLAASGIQAGNIPVADVGQALSFLAWLTALVGLVMIVRSRMVVVGAFLAPAVTIAFAAASILMLKDARIVIPGPLRSVWLPIHVTLAILGYTMFVLAASVSIVYLAFEKRLKAKRARGPIEDGLPSLEKLDRINYRLLGWGFAMLSLAIISGAIWADATWGHFWSWDPKESWSLVIWILYAGLLESRLTVGWRGRRAAALTIVVFGVLVGSFVGLNLIFPGKHGGSFG, encoded by the coding sequence ATGAGTTCGAGCTGGCAAATCGCGATTCTCGGATGCTACGCGCTCGCTGCGGTCCTCTTTGCCTTCGATCGCTACCAGCCCGGCACCCGCGCGTCGCACCTCGGCCTTCTCGCGCTGGGCGCGGGCGCGATTCTTCACGCCCTCCTGCTCGCCGCGAGCGGCATCCAGGCGGGCAATATTCCCGTCGCCGATGTGGGGCAGGCGCTTTCGTTCCTCGCGTGGCTAACCGCGCTGGTCGGACTCGTGATGATCGTGCGTTCGCGGATGGTCGTCGTCGGCGCGTTCCTGGCGCCGGCTGTAACGATCGCGTTCGCTGCCGCATCGATCCTTATGCTCAAAGACGCGCGTATCGTGATACCGGGTCCGCTGCGCAGCGTGTGGCTGCCGATTCACGTGACGCTCGCGATCCTCGGCTACACGATGTTCGTGCTGGCCGCGAGCGTGAGTATCGTCTATCTCGCGTTCGAAAAGCGGCTCAAGGCGAAGCGCGCGCGGGGTCCTATCGAGGACGGCTTGCCGAGCCTCGAGAAGCTCGATCGCATCAACTATCGGTTGCTCGGATGGGGTTTCGCGATGCTGAGTCTCGCGATCATCTCGGGCGCTATCTGGGCCGACGCGACGTGGGGGCACTTCTGGTCGTGGGACCCGAAGGAGTCGTGGTCGTTGGTGATCTGGATTCTCTACGCCGGGTTGCTCGAATCGCGATTGACGGTAGGATGGCGCGGCAGGCGCGCCGCCGCTTTGACGATCGTCGTATTCGGCGTGCTGGTCGGTTCGTTTGTGGGCCTGAACCTGATATTCCCGGGTAAGCACGGGGGAAGCTTCGGCTGA
- a CDS encoding bifunctional precorrin-2 dehydrogenase/sirohydrochlorin ferrochelatase, translating to MGYLPIFLDVTGRRCVVIGGGEVAERKIASLLEAGAEVIVISPEATGAIANWAAAKRIAHFARACQPRDIANASLIFAATDDAALHRAIASEARAAGILINVADEPELCTFIAPAVASRGALQIAISTSGAVPALAARVRREIEEQIGIEYAIALQILGAARTWLRTRIDSQPERARIMKALANSDLPAHIRREDPAAIDIVLANVIGEGASLAAIGIELPLLNSAAAHAVSR from the coding sequence ATGGGATATTTGCCTATATTCCTCGACGTCACGGGGCGGCGATGCGTTGTCATCGGCGGCGGCGAAGTCGCCGAGCGCAAGATCGCTTCGCTGCTCGAAGCCGGCGCCGAGGTGATCGTGATCAGCCCTGAGGCGACCGGCGCGATCGCGAACTGGGCCGCGGCGAAGCGCATCGCGCATTTCGCGCGCGCATGCCAGCCCCGCGACATTGCAAATGCATCGTTGATCTTTGCCGCGACGGATGATGCGGCGCTGCATCGCGCGATCGCGAGCGAGGCGCGCGCGGCGGGTATCCTGATAAATGTCGCCGATGAGCCCGAGCTATGCACCTTTATCGCGCCAGCGGTCGCGTCGCGCGGCGCGCTGCAAATCGCGATTTCGACTTCAGGTGCGGTTCCAGCTTTGGCCGCGCGCGTTCGCCGCGAGATCGAAGAGCAGATCGGCATCGAGTACGCGATTGCGCTTCAGATCCTGGGCGCCGCCCGAACTTGGCTGCGCACGCGAATTGATAGTCAGCCTGAACGGGCGCGAATCATGAAGGCGCTGGCCAACTCTGACCTGCCCGCGCATATACGACGCGAAGATCCCGCGGCTATCGACATTGTACTCGCGAACGTGATTGGTGAAGGCGCGAGCCTTGCCGCAATCGGCATCGAGTTGCCGCTCCTCAACTCAGCCGCCGCGCACGCCGTCTCACGCTGA
- a CDS encoding DUF192 domain-containing protein, with amino-acid sequence MHAKNGEPVALRAINRTRDTILCERLQNAGGLRGQSRGLLGRDGLGDGEGMLFINGRFNPFMWMHMFFMKFAIDIVFLDGRDRVIGIDRELKPWRVSSIALGARKALEIQAGATRRALTEIGDQIEFR; translated from the coding sequence ATGCACGCCAAAAACGGGGAGCCGGTGGCTCTGCGGGCGATCAATCGCACTCGCGACACGATTCTTTGCGAGCGGCTTCAGAATGCCGGCGGTCTGCGAGGACAGAGCCGCGGTCTGCTCGGGCGTGACGGCCTCGGCGACGGCGAGGGGATGCTCTTCATCAATGGCCGGTTCAACCCGTTCATGTGGATGCACATGTTCTTTATGAAGTTCGCCATCGACATCGTTTTCCTCGACGGCCGCGATCGTGTGATCGGAATCGATCGTGAGCTGAAGCCGTGGCGCGTATCGTCGATCGCGTTGGGTGCGCGCAAGGCACTCGAAATTCAGGCGGGTGCCACGCGTCGCGCGCTTACTGAGATCGGCGATCAAATCGAATTTCGCTGA